A portion of the Luteolibacter rhizosphaerae genome contains these proteins:
- a CDS encoding bifunctional serine/threonine-protein kinase/formylglycine-generating enzyme family protein, translated as MNRARPDPIIPDHEVLRKIGGGAYGEVWLARGVTGALRAVKVLWRDDFEDERSFEREFEGILKFEPISRDHPGLVNILHVGRSPDGKAFYYYVMELGDDVIAGRDINPVEYEARTLRSDTKRTPGSKLDTGFVIDVGVRLAEALRHLHDNGLAHRDVKPANVIFVAGRAKLADIGLVAARGQRTFVGTEGFVPPEGPGSAQADVYSLGKVLYEIATGKDRMEFPELPDELPPGSERKRWLALNQIICDTCEPHLSKRRLSTAGDLAEALRRLQEGKRRRRRRPVGAFMALVLCAAVVIYGGWDHLQTLLPPRLPDKPELQPVKIKVSSTPAGATVIDESTGETIGSTPTELIESHVGERIRFSLKMLGYEPCPIDMVVPESAAGGTLFLSPELKVYAPPAINEPWTDQLGQRYMPLNEGHEAVRPVGETEWRRFAEGKPDAYAEFVEITEGDTKRKVALTSHGDAREFCFWLATEGIKQGYLSEDHQAEPHMVEGFQAEGISEKARNEGLKPFRPYVSKIPFGTLSVRAEPSGAEVIVKVGDVEVRRSEVSGMVELSGIKPGEMEVSVWMEGYKRSVQKLTLKPNETRDLFFKLELNHSVVMDRPWTNSLEMSFVPVMPGDLQACIWETRVKDFSAFLRAAHPEIYQVEKPGDHPVVHVKRSDAMEFCAWLTKVEREQERLTDAHEYRLPTDYEWSFMAGLKSELKVSTPDRREQQMLQIFPWGVAWPPIANGANLGNFAGSEAATNPGMSPERVIFGYSDGFATTSPVGSFPPNAIGLYDISGNVLEWVQEDYIPNNGFGVMRGGSWKSWRQQDLYTGFRYTLTPDLPDDACGFRIVLAKVPPKEDTGPAESAIDEDG; from the coding sequence ATGAATAGAGCTCGCCCCGATCCGATCATCCCCGACCACGAGGTTCTGCGGAAAATCGGTGGTGGTGCGTACGGCGAGGTGTGGCTTGCCCGCGGCGTGACGGGCGCGCTCCGCGCCGTGAAGGTGCTGTGGCGCGACGATTTCGAGGACGAGCGCAGTTTCGAGCGGGAGTTCGAGGGGATCCTGAAGTTCGAGCCGATCTCGCGGGATCACCCGGGGCTCGTGAACATCCTCCATGTCGGGCGCAGCCCGGACGGGAAGGCTTTCTATTATTATGTGATGGAGCTCGGCGACGACGTGATCGCCGGTCGCGACATCAACCCGGTGGAGTACGAGGCACGGACCCTGCGCAGCGACACCAAGCGTACTCCCGGTAGCAAGCTCGATACCGGCTTCGTCATCGACGTGGGCGTGCGTCTCGCCGAGGCGTTGCGGCACCTTCACGACAACGGTCTGGCTCACCGCGACGTGAAGCCGGCGAACGTGATCTTCGTCGCCGGTCGGGCGAAGCTCGCGGACATCGGCTTGGTGGCAGCACGCGGGCAGAGAACCTTTGTGGGCACGGAAGGCTTCGTGCCGCCGGAGGGTCCGGGCTCCGCGCAGGCGGATGTCTACAGCCTCGGCAAGGTCCTCTACGAGATCGCCACCGGCAAGGACCGGATGGAGTTTCCGGAACTGCCCGATGAATTGCCTCCCGGTTCGGAGCGCAAGCGCTGGCTCGCGCTCAACCAGATCATCTGCGATACCTGCGAACCCCATCTCTCGAAACGCCGTCTTTCGACGGCAGGAGATCTCGCTGAAGCCCTGCGCCGCCTCCAGGAAGGGAAGCGTCGTCGCCGCCGCCGTCCTGTCGGTGCCTTCATGGCCCTGGTGCTTTGTGCCGCGGTGGTAATCTATGGCGGCTGGGATCATCTCCAGACCCTGCTGCCCCCGCGCCTTCCCGATAAGCCGGAACTGCAGCCGGTGAAGATCAAAGTGAGCAGCACCCCGGCTGGTGCGACCGTGATCGACGAGTCGACCGGCGAGACGATCGGCTCCACGCCCACCGAGTTGATCGAGTCCCACGTCGGAGAGCGCATTCGCTTCAGCCTGAAGATGCTCGGCTACGAACCCTGTCCGATCGACATGGTGGTGCCGGAGTCCGCAGCGGGTGGGACCTTGTTCCTGAGCCCCGAGCTGAAAGTCTACGCACCGCCAGCGATCAACGAGCCCTGGACCGACCAACTCGGCCAGCGCTACATGCCCTTGAATGAGGGCCACGAAGCAGTGAGACCCGTGGGCGAAACGGAATGGCGCCGCTTCGCCGAGGGCAAGCCGGATGCCTACGCGGAGTTCGTCGAGATCACGGAAGGCGATACGAAGCGCAAAGTCGCTCTAACAAGTCATGGCGATGCGCGGGAGTTTTGCTTCTGGCTGGCCACGGAGGGGATCAAGCAGGGCTATCTCTCCGAAGATCACCAGGCGGAGCCGCACATGGTCGAAGGCTTCCAAGCGGAGGGGATCAGCGAGAAGGCCCGGAATGAAGGACTCAAGCCCTTCCGGCCCTATGTCAGCAAGATACCCTTCGGCACCCTGAGCGTGCGGGCCGAACCTTCCGGTGCCGAAGTGATCGTGAAGGTAGGCGATGTCGAAGTCCGACGGAGCGAGGTCAGCGGCATGGTGGAGCTCAGCGGGATCAAGCCCGGGGAGATGGAAGTCAGCGTCTGGATGGAAGGCTACAAGCGGAGCGTCCAGAAACTCACGCTCAAGCCGAACGAGACTCGCGACCTGTTCTTCAAGCTCGAGCTCAATCACAGCGTGGTCATGGACCGGCCGTGGACCAACAGTCTGGAGATGAGCTTCGTGCCGGTGATGCCCGGCGATTTGCAGGCCTGCATCTGGGAGACGCGGGTGAAGGACTTCAGCGCTTTCCTGCGGGCCGCCCATCCCGAAATCTATCAGGTAGAGAAGCCGGGAGATCATCCGGTGGTCCATGTGAAGCGCAGCGATGCGATGGAGTTCTGCGCTTGGCTTACCAAGGTCGAACGGGAACAGGAGCGGCTTACCGATGCCCACGAATATCGCCTGCCGACCGACTACGAGTGGAGCTTCATGGCCGGCTTGAAGAGCGAGCTGAAGGTCTCGACCCCCGATCGCCGCGAACAGCAGATGCTACAGATCTTCCCGTGGGGTGTCGCATGGCCGCCGATCGCGAACGGGGCGAACCTCGGCAACTTCGCAGGCTCTGAGGCGGCGACCAATCCCGGCATGAGTCCGGAGCGCGTGATCTTCGGCTACAGCGATGGCTTCGCTACGACTTCCCCCGTTGGCTCCTTCCCGCCGAACGCCATCGGTCTCTACGATATCTCCGGCAACGTGCTGGAGTGGGTGCAGGAGGATTACATTCCGAACAACGGCTTCGGCGTCATGCGTGGCGGTAGTTGGAAGAGTTGGCGCCAGCAGGATCTTTACACGGGCTTCCGCTACACGCTCACTCCGGATTTGCCGGACGATGCCTGCGGCTTCCGCATCGTGCTTGCCAAGGTTCCGCCGAAAGAAGACACCGGTCCTGCTGAATCCGCGATAGACGAAGATGGTTGA
- a CDS encoding RNA polymerase sigma factor produces MSDQDYDKERDQVLAAAYEKTRKSLIARLDNWEDQKTWDEFYQTYWRLIYAVAIKAGLRPDEAHDCVQETVLSIAKQSKKKLYDPEQGSFKTWLMNMTRWRINDQFRKRKKDTAMAGGEWEDDRKTAVIDRFEDPKGDLLARLWDVEWKKNVADAALARVKAQVSPKQYQIFDCYVVRQWDAKKVQDHLNVSMAQVYLAKHRVGAVLKKELARLEEEVDE; encoded by the coding sequence ATGTCCGACCAAGACTACGACAAGGAGCGCGACCAAGTGCTCGCCGCCGCCTACGAAAAGACGCGCAAGAGCTTGATCGCGCGGTTGGACAATTGGGAGGACCAAAAGACCTGGGACGAGTTCTACCAGACCTACTGGCGCTTGATCTACGCCGTGGCCATCAAGGCGGGCCTGCGGCCGGACGAGGCCCACGACTGCGTCCAGGAGACCGTTCTTTCGATCGCCAAGCAGTCGAAGAAGAAGCTCTACGATCCCGAACAGGGCTCCTTCAAGACCTGGCTGATGAACATGACCCGCTGGCGGATCAACGACCAGTTCCGCAAGCGCAAGAAGGACACCGCCATGGCCGGCGGCGAATGGGAGGACGACCGCAAGACCGCCGTGATCGACCGTTTCGAGGACCCGAAGGGTGACCTGCTGGCCCGCCTGTGGGATGTGGAGTGGAAGAAGAACGTGGCCGACGCCGCGCTCGCGCGGGTGAAGGCGCAGGTTTCACCGAAGCAGTATCAGATTTTCGACTGCTACGTGGTCCGTCAGTGGGATGCCAAAAAGGTGCAGGATCACTTGAATGTCAGCATGGCACAGGTTTACCTCGCCAAGCATCGCGTGGGAGCCGTCCTGAAGAAGGAACTCGCGCGCTTGGAAGAGGAAGTCGATGAATAG
- a CDS encoding DEAD/DEAH box helicase, protein MGFDTLGLSEAVLEAVTESGYQNPTPIQAQAIPLILNGQDVIGASQTGTGKTAAFALPALSKIKPLGKPQILVLEPTRELAHQVAEQFEKYGKHTGLKVALLFGGVGFGDQLKALQNGADIVVATPGRLVDHFYRATMRFNEVKILILDEVDRMLDMGFLPQVRKIVNLCPWDGRQTLFFSATMPAAIQTFAQWCLINPVSVEIARRAVASTVTHAFYPVSMDQRDELLIALLNQTDYHSVMVFTRTRKEADQVCALLKREGHEKVAAMHSDISQVDRMKALAGFKSGEYEVLVATDVAARGIDISGVSHVINYRVPENAEDYVHRIGRTGRAEAEGDAFTILTADELEFAKSVEVFIDQKIKRKKLEGFDYIYTALLDDSPAKSIRKKPTGGKKKRR, encoded by the coding sequence ATGGGATTTGACACTCTAGGCCTCTCCGAAGCCGTCCTCGAAGCCGTCACGGAGTCCGGCTATCAAAACCCGACGCCCATCCAGGCGCAGGCCATTCCATTGATCCTCAATGGACAGGACGTGATCGGTGCGTCCCAAACCGGCACCGGCAAGACCGCAGCATTCGCCTTGCCCGCCCTTAGCAAGATCAAGCCGCTGGGCAAGCCACAGATCCTGGTGCTGGAGCCGACTCGCGAGCTCGCCCACCAGGTGGCGGAGCAATTCGAGAAATACGGCAAGCACACCGGCCTGAAAGTCGCGCTGCTCTTTGGCGGCGTGGGCTTCGGCGATCAGCTCAAGGCTCTCCAGAACGGTGCCGACATCGTCGTCGCCACTCCCGGGCGATTGGTCGACCATTTCTACCGCGCCACCATGCGCTTCAACGAGGTGAAGATTCTGATCCTCGATGAAGTGGACCGCATGCTCGACATGGGCTTCCTCCCGCAGGTTCGCAAGATCGTGAACCTCTGCCCTTGGGACGGCCGCCAGACGCTGTTCTTCTCGGCCACCATGCCGGCGGCGATCCAGACCTTCGCCCAGTGGTGTCTCATCAATCCGGTGAGCGTGGAGATCGCGCGCCGAGCCGTGGCCTCCACCGTCACGCATGCCTTCTACCCGGTCTCGATGGACCAGCGCGACGAGCTTCTGATCGCGCTGCTGAACCAGACCGACTACCACTCGGTGATGGTCTTCACCCGCACCCGCAAGGAGGCGGACCAAGTCTGCGCCCTGCTGAAGCGCGAAGGCCACGAGAAAGTCGCAGCGATGCACTCCGACATCAGTCAGGTGGATCGCATGAAGGCTTTGGCCGGCTTCAAGAGCGGCGAATACGAGGTGCTGGTGGCAACGGACGTTGCAGCCCGCGGCATCGACATCTCCGGCGTCTCGCACGTGATCAACTACCGCGTCCCGGAAAATGCCGAGGACTACGTGCACCGCATCGGTCGTACCGGTCGTGCGGAAGCGGAAGGCGATGCCTTCACAATCCTCACGGCGGACGAGCTGGAGTTCGCGAAGTCGGTGGAAGTCTTCATCGACCAGAAGATCAAGCGCAAGAAGCTGGAAGGTTTCGACTACATCTACACCGCCCTGCTGGATGATTCCCCGGCCAAGTCGATCCGGAAGAAGCCGACGGGCGGCAAGAAGAAGCGGAGATAA
- the ruvC gene encoding crossover junction endodeoxyribonuclease RuvC yields the protein MRVLSIDPAVRNTGYAVLEGIGREAKVLAYDVISIPDRLPQSAALSAVRMHLRNVIEKHQPDEVAVEGIIYVQSHRTAISMGAARAAALIAAADAGLCVYEYAPMKVKMAVVGKGKADKQQVAFMVRALLGLAETPPHDAADALAIGLAHLQASDPLKAKMLERRQV from the coding sequence ATGCGCGTCCTCTCCATCGACCCTGCTGTCCGCAACACGGGCTACGCCGTGTTGGAGGGAATCGGTCGCGAAGCAAAGGTACTCGCTTACGATGTTATCTCCATCCCGGATCGGCTGCCTCAATCTGCCGCTCTATCGGCGGTGCGGATGCATTTGCGGAATGTCATCGAGAAGCACCAGCCCGACGAGGTGGCGGTGGAAGGAATCATCTACGTGCAATCCCACCGCACGGCGATCTCGATGGGGGCGGCCCGAGCCGCGGCCCTGATCGCAGCGGCGGATGCCGGTTTATGCGTGTATGAGTACGCGCCGATGAAGGTGAAGATGGCGGTGGTCGGCAAGGGCAAGGCGGACAAGCAACAAGTGGCCTTCATGGTGCGAGCCCTCTTAGGACTCGCCGAGACTCCTCCTCACGATGCAGCGGATGCTTTAGCCATCGGGCTGGCTCATTTGCAGGCATCCGATCCGCTGAAGGCGAAGATGCTGGAGCGACGCCAAGTTTGA